The nucleotide sequence CGTGCCATCCTTTTAAAACCAGCCGGCAGCCTCCTCAAGTGCCGCCTTAACGATGACTGACGTTCGACTCAGCCAATTACAGCAACCTGCGAGCAGAGAGAGGGAGCTAGAGACAGAGAGAAGATAATGAACACAACAACCAACACGTGCAAAGTACACTAACGTGCACAGAACAATGAAAACGAACACAAAACACGCGTGGAACGTAACAGTTAGTATATTTGCAGTATactattgaaaaaaataatatatttaaaatacaattaaagtatacttttttttcACTAGGGCAATGCTGgcaattgataataataataataataataataaataaattgtatgtaTAGACACGTGTAACACATTTATttcgggcaatggaggagtcaggagacagcaacggaagaggattagggccaagcaataataaaaaaaataaaatgtgatatttaataAACTTACGGAAGACCTGTaccgcaatgtaaaaaaaaaaaaaaatgctattatttcaagattaaagtcaaaTGTTTGAGATTAAAGTCAAGCGTTGAGATTAAAGTCAAGCTTTCaagattaaagtcgaaatgtttcgagaataaagtcagtaACATATATTCTTAGTGAAGTCAAACTGCTTCTGACATGGATCTAAACATAATAGTAGCTTTTTACTTTTATATGGGCTTTCAACAAAAGGAAATTCTACAGGTGCTAATCTACCaacatggcattaccatttgTCTTAGGACGTTACAAAACATACTGCGCCGGAATAGACTTTACAGGCGAAAACACTTTTCAGACTGGATGGAGGTAGCCAGCTTTATATCTGAGGAAATCACAGGATCCGGCCAAATGATTGGATACAGAATGATGCACTTAAAATGTATCCAGAATGGATTTATGGTGAAGAGGGTAACAGTGCGGTTACTATTGAGTGTTCTCGACCCAGATTGCGTTGCGTATAGACGAGCACGAAGACTCCGCCGGAGGAGGTACCACAATCCTGGTCCAAACTTTATGTGGCACGTTGACTCGTATGACAAGCTTAAACCGTACGGCCTCTGCATTAATGGATGTGTTGATGGATTCTCACGTAATGTGATGTGGTTGAAAGTGTATTTCACCAATAATGACCGAAAGTCATTGCAACATATTTCATTGAGACAGTAAAGAATAGAGATGGTTGTCCTAGAAGAATCCGTGCCGATCGTGGGACTGAAAACGTTGCTATGGAGCAGATGCAAATCTTTCTTCGAAGAAATGCTACTGATGAATTTGCTTTTAACCGGAGTTTCTTATACGGTTCAAGCAATCATAATCAAAGAATCGAAAGCTTTTGGAGCATACTTCGGAAAGAGAATATTCAGAATAtatgttacgactttattctcgaaacattttgactttaatctcgaaaagcttcgactttattcttgaaacatttcgactttaatctcgaaaagcttcgactttattctcgaaacatttcgactttaatctcgaaaagcttcgactttaatctcgaaataatagcattttatttttttttttacaattttttttttttttacattgcagtaCAGGTCTTCCGTataataaactcattaaatatcgagattaaagtcattataatgcgagattaaactcgttaaatttcgagaaaaaagtcgaaatacaatcttgagaataaactcattaaatatcgagaataaagtcgttgtgtttcgagaaaaaactcggtaagtttaatctcgcattataattactttattctcgatatttaatgagtttattctcaagattgtatttcgacttttttctcaaaatttaacgagtttaatcttgcattataatgactttaatctcgaggtggttttatttttttattattgcttggccctaatcctcttctgtagacagcgaagcaggtttgaagtCAGTTTTATTTTCTTGACCCTTTTCACACAATCGACGGTAACCGTCGataacacacaataacacaaataTAAGCAACGTCAGCTTCCAGGttgctccctctctctccctctcgcacttggcgtcccttttatgtctccctctgCATCACTATAATAAGATACAGGTGTTAACAGGGTTAATTATAAACCAgatgacaagccttaccgctctcgctctctctcccgcagaccgacacatgaccatgtcCCCACGCCACAGTGCCTTACACGACACTCAAGATCACCGTACAAACAGAACACATAAACGTAATCCTTGAAAAcatcaacaataacaacattAAGCAAACAATACTATGATATACAATAAAACATTGGAAGATATGTAGATATGCAAGTATGAACTCAATGTATGCACAGTCATAAAAAAGCCTGTTTAAAAAGGTGAGTTTTAAGATGAGATTTAAAAGTATGAAGACTTTCGCTGTTTCGAATATCCAGAGGAAGGAAATTCCATAAGTGAGGGGCAGTGTAACTAAAGGCTCTATACCCCATAGTGTTCAGACAAATATGTGGATTGACAAGAAGAGTTGATGAGGAAGATCTGAGGGAACGAGTTGGTGTATAGGTATGAAAAAGATCAGAGAGGTATGTGGGAGTAAGATTATTTAAGGTCTTGTATGTAAGAAGCAAGATTTTTAAATTAATTCTGTACTTAACCAGAAATCAATGCAAATGTTGAAGAACAGGTTCAATGTGATCAATAGAGGGGATTCGAGAAATGATTCATGCAGCTGAGATCTGGACCAGCTGAAGTTTATGAAGAAGTTTGGAAGGATGGCCAGAGAGTAGAGCATTGCAGTAATCAATACGGGATGTAACCAGTCCATGAATAAGAATGGTTGTTCAATGTGAGAGAGGGACGAAGAtgattaatattttgtaaattaaaGTATGTAGAGCGAATTATGTTATTAACACGGGCTTCAAAGGATAAGGTGCTATCAAGGATGACACCAGGGACGACACAAAACTCTTAGCCTGTGGCGAAGGAGAAGCAGTGGACTGATTGATAGTCACAGAAAAAGTTTTTGCCAAAATAGATTTGGTGCCTACAAGGAGAATTGCAGTTTTAGCACAATTTAATTTGAGAAAATTAGATGAGAACCAGTTTTTGATTTCAGATAAACATCTGGTCAGAGAGGGCAGAGGAAGTGAAGAGGTAGAGCTGGGTGTCATTGGCATAGCAGTGAAAATTGACACCATGTTTCCTAAAAATATGACCAAGGGGCAGTACTGAGCCTTGTGGAATGCCAATGACAGATCTACAATTTTTGAGTTGTATGAACTGAGTGCGACCAGAAAGATACGATCGAAACCAAGACGTGGGTGACCGTAAGTTCAACTGAGACTAGCCTGTCTAGAAGGATgttatgtacaggtgaaacttgaaaaattagaatatcgtgcaaaagttcattaatttcagtaattcaacttaaaaggtgaaactaatatattatatagactcattacaagaaaagtaagatatttcaagcctttatttgatataattttgatgattatggcttacagcttatgaaaaccccaaattcagaatctcagaaaattagaatattgtgaaaaggttcagtattgtaggctcaaagtgtcacactctaatcagctaaacacctgcaaagggttcctgagcctttaaatggtctctcagtctggttcagttgaattcacaatcatggggaagactgctgacctgacagttgtgcagaaaaccatcattgacaccctccacaaggagggaaagcatcaaaaggtaattgcaaaagaagttggatgttctcaaagtgctgtatcaaagcacattaatagaaagttaagtggaagggaaaagtgtggaagaaaaaggtgcacaagcagcagggatgaccgtagcctggagaggattgtcaggaaaaggccattcaaatgtgtggggagcttcacaaggagtggactgaggctggagttactgcatcaagagccaccacacacagacgggtcctggacatgggcttcaaatgtcaaacgtcttaactgggctaaagaaaaaaaagaactggtctgttgctcagtggtccaaagtcctcttttctgatgagagcaaattttgcatctcatttggaaaccaaggtccaagagtctggaggaagaatggagaggcacacaatccaagatgcttgaagtccagtgtgaagtttccacagtctgtgttggtttggggagccatgtcatcggctggtgttggtccactgtgctttattaagtccagagtcaacgcagccgtctaccgggacattttagagcacttcatgcttccttcagcagacaagctttatggagatgctgacttcattttccagcaggacttggtacctgcccacactgccaaaagtaccaaaacctggttcaatgaccatggtattactgtgcttgattggccagcaaactcgcctgacctgaaccccatagagaatctatggggcattgccaagagaaagatgagagacatgagaccaaacaatgcagaagagctgaaggccgctattgaagcatcttggtcttccataacacctcagcagtgccacaggctggatagcatccatgccacgccgcattgaggcagtaattaatgcaaaaggggcccaaaccaagtactgagtacatatgcatgattatacttttcagagggccaacatttctgtatttaaaatccttttttttattgatttcatgtaatattctaattttctgagattctgaatttggggttttcataagctgtaagccataatcatcaaaattatatcaaataaaggcttgaaatatcttacattgcttgtaatgagtctatataatatattagtttcaccttttaagttgaattactgaaattaatgaacttttgcacgatattctaatttttcgagtttcacctgtatatcaaaGGCTGCACTCAGATCAAGAAGAATGAGTATAGACAGCTGACCAGAATCCGCAGCCAACAGCAGATCATTAGTCATTTTGACAAGAACAGTTTCTGTACTATGATGTGGATGGATACCCGATTGAAATTGTTCAAACAAATTATTAGCTGACAGATAATCAtaaaactgaattgcaaaactCCTTtccaaaattttttaaataaatggtaaatttGAAATAGGATGAAAATTATCAAAATTAGTAGGATCATGGTATAAATTGAATAATCATGGTATAAGTGGGATAAATTATTAGTGTATTATCacttgcatattttatttttgtctctcaTGAAATTAATTTTGACAGTTTGATATGTTCATTTTAGTgttggaagtgaaagaggaaaaacAAGAACTGAATGATGTGCAGGAAGAACATCCGAATCAGAATCCTCATAATTTCAAAACTGGAGAAATTTATTTTAGTGGCTCACAGACTGAGAATAATTCCCCACCAAAAAGAACTAAAGGAACCTAcacctgccctcagtgtggaaagatgTTTACATGTAAAGAAAATCTTTTAGTCCACATGAAAATTcgcactggagagaagcctttcacatgccatcagtgtggaaagacttTCTCACAGAAAGCAACTCTTAACATGCACATtagagttcacactggagagaagccttttaaaTGCGATTACTGTGGGAAGAGTTTTACACAGCAAGGAAGTCTTCAGAGACACATACGAATTCACACTGGGCAGAGGCCTTTCGtgtgccctcagtgtggaagAGGTTTCATAGTGGCAGGAAACCTTAAAGCACACTTAAGACTTCACACCGGAGAAAAGCCTTTCAAGtgtcttcagtgtggaaagagttacaTACAGGCCAGAAATCTAAAAATCCATGTCTGTCCTCCTCCAAAGCCATTCAGCTGTGATCAATGTGGTAGAAATCTTAGTTCGGCAGGTTTCTTAAAAAGACACCTGGAAAGTCATGCAAATGAGAGCACCAGACAAGAGCAGCAGAAAGTCCGGATTGTTGCGAGAGCCCATGTGTGCTCTGATTGTGGGAAGGCCTTTACTAAAAGTGGTGACTTGAGACGGCATCAAAGAATCCATACCggagaaaaaccatacaagtgctcactttgtggaaagagtttttctCATTCAGGCACCCTGAAGGGACATGAGAGAGTGCATACTGGTGAGAAGCCATACCAATGCATTTCATGTGGGAAATGTTTCAACCAATCAAGTTCTCTAAAGTCCCATAGAAAGAAGCATTGCCCTCTAGTGAACAGTGGACAAGATGGCATTTCAAGGGCCCCAGTTTAGCAGGGCCCCTCTCTAATGGAAATGGTGAAGCAAAGTTGCTTTGGACTTTTAACAGGAGGCAGTAAAATATAAAACGTTCTGTTTCCTATACAGACAGACCATAAAAGATATGCCAAGTTCTGAGTCTCTGGCCTGAGAGAGGGATGAGACAAAAACGGACACAACCTGTTCTGAGCTCGAGAGACAATAATAGGCACAACCAGCAACAAGGTTAAGCTCTTGCGGGCAAACAATCCCTTCACGCCTCTTGCATCTGCATGTCCCAGCTTGAAAGGATGCTCTCAATGCTCCAGGAGATCAGTACTTTGTGTTCAAATCTGGTGAAACGGAATCTAGCTCCTTCTCCAATGCAACACACTTCAGCAAAACCAGTGAAAGACGTCGCCATCCTTGAGCAGAACACGCAACACAAGCAGATCGTAAATATCACTGTCAGTTCATGATTTTCTAATGTTCTTTAAATTGCAAAACCTGTGCATCAAATAATCTTGGAGTAATTTGTTAAATTAGAGAAAAGGGCTTCAACTTAGTAGTTTACAGAGAAACAATAGTCTGTTTTGACATGAGATGTCTTGCCATAGCTACATCCAACCAAATCACTTCTTTCCATCCTATGTACTTTATTTTCTTATCCATTTGTATTATCATTTAGCATATTTGTACCATTTAGTTGTTGTCGAGAGTAATTCTTCTTTAtcattttgttaataaaattaattttattacaactgttgTTCTTGTGTTGATAATACAGTAGGAGGCTCTAAAGATTAGGCAGTCTTTCAGATTATTCAGATGACCAACTCCCTCCTATTTACATACAGTGTTGTGAAAAAGCATTTGCCTCCATCTGATTTCTTTCGTTTTTGTGTagatctcatactaaattgtaaaaaaaatatatataacataaaacaaaggcaatcggaATAAACACaagatacagtttttaaatgttaatgttatttattgaagcaaaaaagttgtCCAAtacctgtgtgaaaaagtatttgccccataaATTACTAAATCCCCAactctatgaaactgcattcataatggggttcagctggactaaacacacccaggcctgattactgccatcccttttcaatcaaatcaacacctaatgctgagtttacactacatgattttattCCCAATTTTCACTCTGCGACAGTTTTGTGaggatcgccgacaaaagccagaAATCATaagcaaatcggagctcgctcccttgagcgacgatcgcaatgtatgaattatcaaagacacgATTTGAGAAAAGTGCTGACGTGCtatttagaatgttaaatatctggacctgtctgcgattccaaatctgCAGCGTTTAACTACAGCAattgagagagcaagaaacgtggcacaggaagtttcagtgggaggagtcctgatgtacctgcaacagaacatcaactagcatggctgcagtatcaagaaagtctcattggaccgaagaaatggaggaaagatttGTGGAATGTTGGCTGGAGCACCAGTGCTCCAGCCaacatttgatgtttcctctaaactgtaccacaaccgggtggagaaagagaagagttggaagGAAATTGCtgattctcttggacagtcaggtaagcaaataagtatatttttcaggaggagctactttttcatattgtaaccaataaaatatatgatgcctttaggcgattaaaaacatacacatcatattctgaaatacataacatatgatcatgcatttgtttttgtatctcgtatcacttctccttctcacgtgtactctgttgtgaaatctaatttggagtccaggcggAGTCCtcagggattcgtcaatagtgaaatgttttgtaatgtgttcacacctATCACCAATAactcatgtaatttgaaaactctacgacttccatgacaagacagacagttgtgtaatatgaacggtaccacaatccgacatcttgtagttgtgtagtgtgtaggtggcataaatagaactttttcagcagcatgaagttgttAAAAGGTCTTACCCTGTAGCACACTGTGCCAAGATCGAAAgcaattccagaaattatgaggaaaaaggtgattgaaatacatcagtctgggaagggttacaaagctatttcaaggatctgggactccaaagaaccacagtgagagccattatctccaaatggagtgAATTTCAAAATTCCTCCAAAATCACAgcaacgactcatccaggaagtcacaaaaaagccaaggacaacatccaaggaactacaggcctctcttgcatcaataaaggtcactgttcattaAATATAATACAGGTGATGTGACACCACTAGGTCAaatgaccaggaagttatatagatttgaacatttcaaaaattaataaacaatacacaaaattatATTCCCAAAATCCAAGTCATGTATGATGTGTTATAGGTGTTTGTAAATGCATAGCAGGTGGTGTGacatcaggtcacatgaccaggaagttaaATGGATTTTAGTATTTTATAAATTCCAGAAGAATTCACAATCAATGCTGTGTAAGATATGTAGCAGGTGTGTATAAATACATTGCAGGTGATGTGAGATCTTTAGGTAAAAAAAAACGTTAAATTGATTTAGTTCATTAAagcatacagttcacagtaaaTAGTTATAACAGGGatataatcataattttttgAATCTAAATTAAACTTAATTTGTTTACCAACATAAACTTTACATATGTAAAAAGAACCACTTTGTAATGTAGTCATGGAATAATGTATCTCTTAACTGATATTTGTGCATTTTGCACTTTTGAGACACTtcctgtgacgtaatgaagctaggaagcaagttgcaagttgacaattagtttattgacagtcaaattgagaagataggggaaaagtccggggtgatggtctagtggcgcagagtctccaatggtcagatgatcgtggtgagaagagtgaagagaagtgttgaacagacacggcgaatccgggtaacagcaaacaggacacgaaacagggacaacgagagaactggactggaactctgaagagcgaacaacaccggacatcacaaacaacgatctgacaaggagatgagagagtggtgagaatttaaagggaatgggaatgagtaacagctggtgagaggagtgattgcggcagaagctaatcatggtacaaacaacagcACACATtcagcacccacacacacacactaagaacaaggcacgagacaaggaagagacataggattaaataccgtgacagtacccctcccctaggagcgcctcctggcgttcccaggctccctacctgccgattgtagtcatcgataagggagtgatccagaatgtctctggcggtacccaacctctctcctccggaccgtaaccttcccagtccaccaggtactgaaatcagcgtcccctccgtcttgagtccagaatacggttgaccgaataagtaggttcccgtcTACGAGTGGCGGGGGAACGGAACCGGCGAGTTAATCGCGGGAATAAAaggcgggttttattttggatacatgaaatacggggtgaattctcctgtacgctggaggaaggttgaggcggactgccaccggactaacgatcttggtgacagcgagcgggccaataaatttaggtgcaagtttattagatcacggagcgtagaggaatgttcttagtgaAAGCCACACTTTTGACCAACGGCGTTAtcacgggaggcctagaccggtggcgatcagctttggccttggtgcgtgaccccacttggagtagagtctccgggccctagtccaagtcgcggtgacacctctgggCCGAAGCGTGGCCGGAGGGACCGcgactcggattccagactaggaaaaataggtggctggtaacctacactacactcaagcggagataggcccgtggatgatactggtagcgtgttgtgggcgtactcaacaaaagacagttgctgactccatgaggaaggattcttggataccaaacatcgtagcgttctctccagatcctggttggctcagctcagattgaccattgctctggggatgaaaccctgaggacagactaacagtcagctcccagtaatttacaaaattctcgccaaaatttggacacaaattggggtcctctgtcagagaccacatctgtcgggaggccatgtagcgaaaggcgtggtcaatgacaatcaccgctgtctccttggcagagggtaatttgggcaagggaatgaagtgggcagcctgagaaccggtccaccacggttaaaactaccgtgtgtccctgtgagggtgggaggcggtgataaaatctagagcgatatgggaccagggtctcgatggcaccggcagcggttgaagtaacccgtctgggggtcgattggaactcttaccagtggcgcagactgagcaagccaaaacaaaactgtgagcgtcacgaaccatcaaaggccaccagaatgcgttgcttgactaaaaacttagttcgattaactcctggatgacaagccacattagaacaatgtccccactgaataacgctggaccgtaacccctccggcacaaacaaagcggttcggtgggcaccgagcgagcgttaccccttctaaggccgtcttgaccttcgattcgatctcccatgtgagtgtagagatgaatagagtctctggtaaaatgcactttcGGGAGTAGGCGAGCGttggagtgatcaaaaatacgtgataaagaatcgggtttgatgttcttggaaccgggCGATGCGAGAGTAAAATCAAAGcgaccgaaaaaagagcccaccgagcctgcctggagtttaatcttttagctgtgcgaatatattccaaattcttgtgatcggtccaggcgataaaaggtaccccgaaccctccaaccagtggcgccattcctccaaagctaacttgactgccaacaactctctgttaccaatgtcataattacgttcggccgaggacaagcgatgagaaaaaagcagcgcaagggtgtatcttgtcgtctgaaggagaGCAGCTGGGATAGCACTACGCCTaccccacctctgatgcatcgacctccaccacgaactggcgtgatggatcaggggttatcaggatgggggctgaaacaaagcaacctttcagtttggcaagcgcagcctcagctgcgtctgaccacctgagcgttgttctggggaggtcagggcggtcagaggtgtggctagttgactgaaattgcgaatgaagcgcccggtagaaattggcgaaccccaggaatctcagtagggccttacgagactctggacttggccaatctaccacagccttgatcttctcaggatccatgcgcattccctcaaccgacacgatgtaccctaagaaaggaacagactgtgcatgaaaagcgcatttctcgCCTTgacaaaagcccattctctagcaatctctgaagcactagcggacgtgctgcacatgttcctggagagaagaagaaaaaatcaatatgtcatccaggtaaacatatatgaactgatcaaccatgtctcgcagcacgtcattggcgagtgcctggaagaccgctggggagttggacaagccgagcggcatgaccaagtattcaaagtgcccctgggggtgttaaaagcggttttccattcatccccctccctgatcgcggaccaaatgataagcattacgtaaatccaatttcagtgaagatggatgctcctgcaacctctcaaaagctgaagacatcagcggtagaggataagtattctttaccgtgatgttgttcagcccagtaatcaatgcaaggtcgcagagatccatccttcttccccacaaaaagaatccgCCCCGctgaagaggaagggcggatgaatccattagctagagaatcagaaatatatttctccatagcctccctctctggaatcgagagtgaatataacttgcccttaggcggagatgtacctggcaataactctatggcacagtcatagggacgatgtggaggagagaagccgcccgagacttactgaacacctccttcaggtccaggtactcacgggcacgttagataaatccaccgcctcttcctgaaaaacagggacaaaaacaggcgaacaggcagaaacaagacaagacttatgacattgagtgctccacgctgacacagacttagactgccagtccactttagggttgtgatgggtgagccagggatgaccaaggacgatgggggcaagaggagtgtccagtatgtagaaggagatggtctcggtgtgattgcctgacgtgacgagagtgatgtcttcagtggctagggaatgtgtgggtgcgtgaatgtgtgggcgtgttgtttgtactcgctgttccattctggataaccttgcgtccactctaagcgccaaggcgatcaaatcgtttagcttggtggggagatccatggcgtatatctccttttggacgcgatcagccagcccatgcaggaacatgtcccactgcgcctcctcgttccattggctctccgccgctagcgtccgaacttcgatagaaaagtctgatacagatctctcccctggcgcaagtcggccagcactctggctgcctctctaccggagacagcacggtcgaaaacttcgcttcatctccgcggagagtgcttgaaaagaggtgcagcattcatcttgattctcccacaccgcccgttccccaaagggccgctctcccagaaagtagcgtcaggacaaaagcgaccttggttctttcatcacagaatgttctgggttgtaaagaaaaatgcattgagcatcgtgttagaaaagctcggcaaaaattaggttcacctgaatatagctctggaaccggtaggcggggctccgactgggaggggctggtggtggttgaggaatcagcggtgcgggtggcgcagtgggagctcgcagaagttgaatttgctgggtgagtccggacacctgcgccactagagcctggacagctgagccgtgtcattgagattcttctcctggttctccatcacgaagtctgctgttcatcacgcaattcttctaggctgtctgaattgttactcgctgcttccatcttgtggtcagatcgttctgtgacgtaatgaagctaggaagcaagttgcaagttgacaattagtttattgacagtcaaattgagaagataggggaaaagtccgggtgatggtctagtggcgcagagtctccaatggtcagatgatcgtggtgagaagagtgaagagaagtgttgaacagacacggcgaatccgggtaacagcaaacaggacacgaaacagggacaacgagagaactggactggaactctgaagagcgaacaacaccggacatca is from Xyrauchen texanus isolate HMW12.3.18 chromosome 8, RBS_HiC_50CHRs, whole genome shotgun sequence and encodes:
- the LOC127647424 gene encoding gastrula zinc finger protein XlCGF8.2DB-like → MFIKEESEDMAYPEACRIKTEHTDEQTVLEVKEEKQELNDVQEEHPNQNPHNFKTGEIYFSGSQTENNSPPKRTKGTYTCPQCGKMFTCKENLLVHMKIRTGEKPFTCHQCGKTFSQKATLNMHIRVHTGEKPFKCDYCGKSFTQQGSLQRHIRIHTGQRPFVCPQCGRGFIVAGNLKAHLRLHTGEKPFKCLQCGKSYIQARNLKIHVCPPPKPFSCDQCGRNLSSAGFLKRHLESHANESTRQEQQKVRIVARAHVCSDCGKAFTKSGDLRRHQRIHTGEKPYKCSLCGKSFSHSGTLKGHERVHTGEKPYQCISCGKCFNQSSSLKSHRKKHCPLVNSGQDGISRAPV